AATTGCTTAAGTTTGTAACGCAAGGCGACAAGATTCTGGATACACCTTTGGCAAAAATTGGTGGTAAAGGTTTATTCGTAAAAGAGCTAGAAGCAGCATTGCTGGATGGGCGTGCTGATTTGGCAGTGCACTCGATGAAAGATGTACCCATGCATTTGCCTGAAGGTTTGAGTTTGGCTGTCATTTGTGAACGTGAAGATCCTTTGGATGCTTTTGTTTCCAATCATTACGCACATTTTGACGAGTTGCCACAAGGTGCAAAAGTAGGCACATCGAGCTTGCGTCGTAAATGCCAGATTTTACAGCAACGCCCAGATTTAGAGATTATTGATTTACGCGGTAATGTTGGGACGCGTTTATCCAAGCTGGATGATGGTTTGTATGATGCAATTATTTTAGCCAGCGCAGGGCTAAAACGCTTGGGTTTAGCTGATCGTATTCGCCATTGCCTAACACCTGTTGTGAGTTTGCCAGCGGTGGGTCAAGGTGCACTTGGTTTGGAATGTCGTACAGATGATGTGGAATTATTAAAGTTGATCCAACCGTTACAACATGAAGAAACTTCGATTTGTGTCCGTGCAGAACGTGCGTTCAATGCCTATCTCGAAGGCGGTTGCCAAGTGCCGATTGCGGGTTATGCGACTTTAAACGATGGTCAAGTACAGATTGAAGGCCGTGTTGGCAGTGTAGATGGCAAAACTTTGTTGCAAGAGCAATTGGTTGGTGCAACAGTCGATGCTGAGCAATTGGGAGAACAGCTTGCTCAGCGCTTGCTGGCGCAAGGTGCGGGTGAATTGCTCAAAGCGTTGTATTAATGCTGTTTATCAATACACGTCCTGATGACCGCGCCGCTGCTTTAACGCAAGCATTAAATGAAGTGGGTTATCAGGTCGAAGCATTACCTTTACTTGAGTTGGTTGCAGAACCCTTTTCTCATGCTCTGCAACAACTTTATTTAGAGCTGACAGAGGTTCAAGCGATTGTGGTGGTGAGTCCAACCGCTGTTGATGTTGGGATGCGCTATTTGCAACAAGCAGGTGTGCAACTTCACCAGCTTAAGTCTATTCAATGGATTGCGGTTGGGCAAACTACAGCACAAGCTTTGGCAAAATACGGGATAGAAAGTTGGGTGCCTGAGGTGGAAACTTCGGAGGGAATGCTACAACTGCCAATTTTAAAAAAGCAAAAGGATTTAAGCAAAATCGCATTCTGGCGTGGTTTGGGTGGAAGACAATTTATGATGCAGCAATTGCAGCAACAAGGTGTCGAGATCCTGAATTTTGTGCTCTATCATCGTCAGTGTCCTGAGCAGAGTTTGATTGCATTTCCTGAAATTGTAAAAAAAATAAGTTTAAATCAGCCTGTTGCGGTGCTGATCAGTAGTGAAGCGAGCTGGAATTATTGGCAGCAACTCTGCAATCAATGTCCATGTAAGGCTGAGTGGGTTTATCTGGTTTTAGGCACACGTTTGGCTCAACTTTTGCAAACTGCCCAATCACAGGCAATGCAAGGATTTAACATTATTCAGCTTGAAAATTTATCCGCATCAGAGATCATTCAACGCATGAGTGACTGGAAAGGACATGTATGAGAAAAATTGGTTATCTAATATTAGGATTGAGTTTATTGTGGTTGGCTAAACTCAGTTACGATGTTGCGCAATATTCTCAAACGGTACCGCAGTTACAACAACAGCTCGATCAAACCGAGCAACGCTATGCTTTATTGAATGATCAATTTGTTGCAGTGCAGCGCCAGTTGCAAAATAGCAGTGTGGTTGAGCCTACAGATAATGTTGCAATACCGACCACGATGACGGGGATTGCGCCTGTTATTTTGATTAAACAACAGATGCAATTGGTTCAATTTGCCTTGGATCAACAGCAGTTTATTTATGCATTGGAGCAACTTAACCAAGCTCAGCAACATATTGTTCAATATGCGGTTTCACCAGCGTTGCAGCATAGTCTGATCAAAGCCATTGAGCAGGACAAACAAAGCATTCAACAGTATGTCCTCAGTCAAACACAGCAACAGCAGCAACTGGATAACTTGTTGCAACAGCTGGATCAGAAGATTCAACAAGAAATTCAAAATCCAACCATAAGCATAGCAAAAAGTGACAGTGGTGCTTGGTGGCATTGGTTTAAATTGGAAAAGGTACAGCGCCATTCACCTGATTTAATGAGTCGTAATATTACCCTGAAAGAAGCTCAATTACGTTTATTACTTGCTTCCCAAGCATTGCAACAAGGGCAGTTGGCCGAATATCGAAAATCAGCCTTGGAAGTGATGCAGTTACTGGCTGAATTACCCGATCAGAATAGCCAGCAAATGAAGCAACGTTTAGAGAAAATTTTAAACCTGCCTGTGGTGCCTACACCGAAATTAACCACATTGGGTTTGTTGGGATAAGGCATTATGAAACATTTACTGTGGATCTATCTGCTTGCAAGTTTGGTGTTATTCGCCCTGTTTGCCATCTTGAGTTATGGCTATGGGAATGGCTATGTTTATATTTATTGGCGTGATTGGCAGTTCCAGAGCGGGGTTTGGGGGCTGATTGCGTTATTTATCGTGATCAGTTTACTGGCACAATTTGCTTGGTTATTTGGCAAACGTTATTTCGCCCAAGAGCAACGTAAAAAAGAAACGATTCTACATTTTAAAGATCTGCATCCTTATGAGCAGCTTGGGATTGTCTGGTTATTGGAAGCCGCAAAAGATCAACAAGTGTTTATTGAGCGGGTTTATACTCAATCTGGATTGCTCAATCATATTATTGACGCGCAATTTGATTATAAAAATGGCGATTATGAGACTGCATTGCAGAGTTTGGAAAAATCTGCACCAATGGCCTTTGAACTGGCTGAATTGCAACGTATTGATATTTATCTTGAGCAGCAAGAAACACAAAAAGCGCTCACCCATTTAGAGTTTTTGGCTCAACATCAGCTTTCACCTTGGTTGATTGAAATTGAAACGGCCTATCAGCAACGGATTACTGCACTCTGGGGTAAACTTGCCCTGCAAGCGCCATGGTTATTTTTACAAACAACCCAATATGGTTTGCTTGATGCTGAACACCGTGATCTATGGTTGCAACAGTTATTGATTCGATTTGATCAGGCATCTGTCGATGATCTCGCGGCATTGCAGCACCGTTATCTGTTTTTACAGGATGAGATTCAAACTCGTCCGTATACGAGTAAAGTGCTCTGGTTGAAATTATTGGCACGTATGCCAGAAATGAGTGTACAGCATGAAGATCTGGCTTTGCATTTATTACAAGATCAGTTTGATCCAGAGGTGTTTTATCTCTGGTTCCAGCAGCAATTATTGAAGCAGATTCCAGATTATGGCTATGTAGAGCAGCGCATTATGCAACTTGAGCAGCGTTACACCAGTGTGCCGATGCTCAGTTTCGCAAAATGGCATATTTATGTGGCAACACAACGACAGACAGAAGCAGAGCAATTATTAACTTTATATCCAGATAATATTTTAATGAGCTATTTAAGGATTAAATCAACGCTGGGTGATAATTCGGATTTAATCAGGCAGTTAAATTTAATATTTGAAAATGATGTGAATTTTCTTAATTTTAAGATATGAGTGAAAAAATGAAAGAATTGTCTGTCTATCCTGTTGTGCTTCAACAAACCGTTGCTTGGGGGGATATGGATGCATTTGGTCATGTAAATAATGTGCAGTATTATCGTTATATTGAGAGTGCGCGTATTGCTTATTTAATGACACTGAATATCTTTGATCAGGAGATATTGACCGTGGTTGCATCCAGTCAGTGTAAATACTTGAGTCCTGTATTCTATCCAGATGTGCTGCATATTGGTGCGCGAATTGAGGAGTTAAGAAATAGTGCTTTTCGTATGCATTATGTGTTGTGGAGTGAAACACAACAGCAAACTGTAGCAACAGGTGAGGCGGTCATGGTTTGTGTTGATAAGAACACATCAAAGAAATTAAATATCCCTGATCAGATTAGACAGAACATAATTCAGTTAGAGCAAAGCGTAGGTCATGCTTTAATATAATGTAAATAATTATAAAGACGATTATGTCTATTTTTGTTTGATTATATTGTAATTTTATATAATAAGGTTCAAAGCGCTCATTTGTAAGAAATAGAGTATTTGAACCAAAACGCTTAAAAGAAAATTAAAATTTTTTAGATAAAATTAAGAGTAATTTAATATAAATCGGATTGCTTTAGATGAGCAGCTCGAATTTTATAGAATATGTTTTTATATAACAGGTCTACTTTTTTTGCTTTATTGTAAATAAATTGCCATTTGAGGGTAAATAAACGATTAAGTGAGTTATTCTTATATTGATTAATTAATCATTTATAAATTAATATTGAATCGAATTTAAAATTCATTTTATTTTTTGAGTGATATATTTCCCCTATATAAGTTGGAGTGGTTCTAATGAAACCAGATATTAGCGATTTGTCTGTAGAAGATTTAAAGCGTTTACAAGCAGAAGCAGAAGCTTTGATTGCAAGTAAAAAAGACCAAGCAATTGAAGATGCGTATAATCAAATTATCGCCATTGCAGATGCGATCGGTTATAGCGTTGAAGAGTTATTGGAAGTCGGCGAGCAAAAGCGTAAGAAAACCACGCGTAAAGCAGTAGAGCCGCGCTACCGTAACAAGAGCAATGCTGAAGAGACTTGGACTGGCCGTGGTAAGCAACCACGTTGGTTAGTTGCTGAATTAGAAAAAGGTGCAAAACTTGAAGATTTCTTAATCTAAGCAAGTTTTAAAGTCATCGTTTTGTCATACGATGACTTTATCCTTTATCAAAAGCCAGGCTTAAAAAGCTTGGTTTTTTTATATGAGAGAATTGGCGATGTTGAAAAAGTATGCATAATGTCATTCAGGGGGCGATTGTCTCAAAAAGGATGATATTTGCATGTTGGTAAGGGTGGAATGAAGAAAAAAACCAAGCAATGGAGATGGTGGCTTTTCGCCATTTTTGCATTTTTAATTTTTATTATTTTACAAATTCCAGCAACATGGTTAATTGCGAAATTTTCAAAAGATAATCAAATATTACATAATGTCAGCGGCAACATTTGGCAGGGGCAGGCAGACTGGCAACGGGGTCAGTTGCGTGGTTCTGTGCATTGGAGAACCCGTCCTCTGGATTTGCTATTACTGCGCGTTGGTGCAGATCTCGATATTCATAGTGGTAATACCCAGTTCAATGGGGTTTTTGCTTACGGTCTAAGTAAGAAAATCATGATTAAAGACTTGCAAGGAAAAATCTCACCGGAAACATTAAAATATTTTGCCAACTGGCAGTGGCCTGAAAATTCAATCCAACTGAAAGACGTACAATTGAATTACCAAAAAGAAAAAGGCTTTAGTGCGGTAGAAGGACAATTAAATTGGGGTGGTGGCGCATTGGCCTATACTTTTGGTCAGCGACAAGATCGTATGAATATGCCGTCTTTAGTGGCTGAACTCAAAGATGAAAATGGGCAATTACAAATTGATGTCCGTGATCAACGCAGCCAGAAAATGGCGAATCTTAGCTTAGATGCGAGCCTGATGCTGGATGTGCAACTGACCCAACGTATGTTGTTAAATATTCCCTCTTATGAAGGTAAAGCTGGTTTAGACACTTATGTGATCAGTTCACGGCAGCCCTTGTTACAAGGTGGTTTCTAATGAGAGCAATCACTGAAAAAATACAACAATTGCGTTGGCAAAAACTGGATAAGCTCAGTGGTCTGGTTTTAGTACTGCTGATCTTGTGGTTATGTTGGAAACTGGCTTCACTATTCTGGTGGGTGGTTGCACCACCACAACCAATGCAGTTTGACCGAGTTGAATTGGGTTCGCAGCAAGCCCAAGTCCCCAATATCAGTTCTTTTGCATTATTCAATGAACCTGCAGCAACTTCGGCTGATGATAATGTCAATCTGGAGTTACAAGGTGTGTTATTGGGTCAGCCCAATTATTTGTCTTCGGCTGTGATTAAGTTGAATGACAGCGCTGAACGATATCGTGTTGGTGAAACGGTGGGATCAACCTCCTATCAATTGGCCGAGGTTTATTGGGATCATGTGGTTTTAAAACAGGGCAATGGTGCAACCCGAGAAGTTAAATTTAAGGGCTTGGACAAAGGCCTCTATCAGCCAATCGATCCTGTGCTCAATCATACCAACAATGTGCCGCCCGCAGCTGCAGTACCCACTCAGAACTCACCACAATCGGCTTTAGGTCAAGCGATCCAGCAAATGCAGGATAATCGTGAACAATACCTGAAAAATATGGGGGTTAGTAATGGCGGTGCGGAAGGTTATGAAATATCAGACAAGACCCCATCGAATTTAAAAAATACCTTGGGTTTACGTTCGGGTGACCGTATTCTATCGATCAATGGTCAAACCGTCGGGCAGGGACTCAACGAAGTACAATTATTAGAGCAAGTACGTCGTGAAGGGCATGCCAAAATAGAAATAAAACGTGGTGATCAAGTGATGACCATACAACAAAGTTTTTAGTGATCACACGTCACACATCAGTTAGGAACAAGTGCAGGTTATGGCTTTTTTAAATCATCAACGACCACTTTGGGCATTACTTGCCGCAGCACCTTTGGTTGCGTCAGTGAGTACCCATGTGCAAGCACAAACATGGAAGATTAATCTACGTGATGCAGACTTAACCGCATTTATTAATGAAGTTGCGGATATTACAGGGAAGAACTTTGCGGTTGACCCTCGTGTGCGTGGTAATGTGACGGTTATTTCCAACAAGCCTCTGAATAAAGATGAGGTGTATGACCTATTTCTAGGCGTACTCAATGTCAATGGTGTGGTGGCGCTCCCTTCAGGAAACACGGTTAAACTTGTCCCTGACAGTAATGCAAAGAACTCTGGGATTCCTTACGATGCACGTAGTCGTGCCGGTGGGGATCAAATCGTAACGCGAGTGATTTGGCTGCAAAATACCAATCCGAATGACTTGATTCCGGCCCTACGTCCGTTAATGCCGCAATTTGCGCATTTGGCAGCGGTGGCGGGGACCAATGCTTTAATCGTTTCTGATCGTGCAACCAATATTTATCAGCTTGAAAATATTGTGCGTAATTTGGATGGCACGGGTCAAAATGACATTGAAGCGATTAGCTTGCAGTCGAGCCAAGCTGAAGAAATTATTGGCCTATTGGAAACAATGAGTGCAACAGGTGCTTCAAAAGATTTTATTGGTTCGCGGGTACGTATCATTGCTGATAATCGAACCAACCGTATTTTGATCAAGGGCGATCCAGACTCACGTAAGCGTTTACGTCAAATGGTTGAAATGCTGGATGTGCCATCGGCAGATCGTTTGGGTGGGCTTAAAGTCTTCCGCTTGAAATATGCCAGTGCCAAGAACTTGGCTGAGATTTTACAGGGTCTGGTAACAGGGCAATCTGCGTCTTCATCATCATCGTCCTCGTCAAATAGTAATAACCGATCTAACTCGATTAATAACCTGATCTCGAACAATCAAAACTCAAACTCGACAACAGGTTCGTCGTCTTCCTCTTTTTCGACGCCTTCAATTAATCTAAATGGCAATTCAAACAGTAGTCAAAACTCCAGTATCACAAGCTTTAATGGTGCGGGTATTAGTATTATTGCTGACCCAACGCAAAATGCATTGGTAGTCAAAGCTGAACCACAATTAATGCGCGAAGTCGAAGCGGCTATTCAACAGCTGGATATTCGCCGTCAACAAGTACTCATTGAAGCTGCAATTATTGAAGTCTCAGGCGATGATGCGGATCAACTGGGGATTCAGTGGGCCTTGGGTGATTTAAGCAGTGGTGTTGGTCTGATTAGCTTTAGTAATGTGGGCGCGAGTCTGGCATCCATTGCTGCAGGTTATGCCACTGGTGGGGCGAGTGGCGCAGCTGCAGCGATTGCAGGGGATGCCAATAAAGGCAATGGTGCCACACTTGGGATTGGTAATTTTGAAAACTCACGTAAAGCCTATGGTGCGCTGATCCAGGCCTTGAAAACCAATACCAAATCTAATTTCTTGTCTACACCATCGATTGTGACGATGGATAACGAAGAAGCTTATATTGTTGTGGGTCAAAACGTTCCGTTTGTGACGGGTTCGGTATCGACAGGTACTTCGGGCACAGTTAATCCCTATACCACGGTTGAGCGTAAGGATGTGGGTGTCACACTAAAAGTGATTCCACATATTGGTGATAATGGGACGGTCCGTCTTGAAGTCGAACAAGAAGTTTCGGATGTCCAGAACAACAAAGGCCAAGCAACAGACTTGGTCACCAATAAGCGCGCTATTAAAACCGCTGTACTTGCGGAGCATGGGCAAACAGTGGTATTGGGAGGCTTGATTGCAGATAATACGTCATTGTCGCGTCAAGGTATTCCTGGACTGAGTAGTATTCCTTATCTTGGGCGTTTATTCCGTGCCGATGCGCGGAGTAATATCAAGCGTAATCTATTGGTGTTTATCCATCCGACGATTGTTGGCGATGCCAATGATGTACGCCGTATTTCTCAACAGCGTTATAACCAGCTCTATAGTTTGCAACTTTCAATGGACAAAAATGGCAACTTTGCCAAACTGCCGGAAAATGTAGCAGATATTTATAACCCGCAAGCGCCAGTCGTGAATTCTCCGTATCAGAAGGTTCCCACTGCGACCCCCGCGAAAAAAACGGTTGTGGTGACCACACCTGTTGCGATTGAAGAACCACTAGTGCAGCAGAAAACGGTACAACTTCCGGTCAAGGAAACAGAGCGGAGTAAAAATACGGTCACCACTACGACGATTCGACCAGCGTCTTCACAGTAGATGCACAGAAGCGCTTATGTCACAATGTTATGATTGCAAGAAATTCTATAAGGATATGCATCTATGACTTGGAAATTACAAGCCATTACAGGTGAATTTACGGGGCAAGAACTGAGTATCGAAGGTGACATGTTGGTGGGAAGACATCAAGATGCCGATATTTTGTTACAGTCAGCAGATATTTCACGTCGCCATGCGGCGTTATTGTTAAAAGATCAGCAGCTTTGGGTGCAAGACCTGAATTCATCGAACGGTACATTTATTAATGATGCGCGTATTGAGCAGGAAACAGAATTGCACGATGGCGATATCTTGCAGTTTGCCAGCTTTGTCTTTTCAGTACTTGCGCCAGCGGAATCTGAAGCTGAATTACCAGAAATCGAGATTGAGCCTGTAGCATCAAATTCTACGGATCAGGGTATGCCAAGCATTGCTGAACGCGCAGTTGAGACACCGATCACGCGTGATGGCATGCCGCAGCAAGTAGCGATTCCAAAGCCAGCACCGATTCCTGAAGGAATCAATGTGCAGGCAGTACCAGAGCCACAAGCTGTTGCAATTGAAGAGCCTGTTTCGCGTGTCGCTGCAGAAAAAGAGCAACAGAAGAATGCTTCGGTTGGCCTCATTTCTATTATTGTATTGATCATTCTGGCGGTGATTGCTTGGCTGTTCTTTAAATAATCGGGCGAAGCTTTTACAATCAAGGCATGCCCGAATGGGTGTGCCTTTTTTCATTCCTGAGGGGAGAGTGATAATGTCTGTTGCACAGCTACAACACCGTAGTCTGATTCTATTTGATCTGGATGGAACGCTGGTGGATTCCGCTGCTGATCTCTATCGGGCCATGAATCTGAGTTTGCAAAAACTGGGCTTGCCTCTGGTGACTGAAGCTCAGGTGCGGGTTTGGGTGGGGAAAGGGGCGGCCAAATTATGTGAGTCCGTCCTAAAGCACTTATTTGGGCAGGTGGATGCCCAACAGCAACAACAGTTGCTCAGTACTTTTGTTGAGGTGTATGCGCAAGAGCTTTGTGTGGATACTCAGGTATATGCAGGTGTTTTGCCATTTTTAGAATATTGTCAGCAGCATAATATTGCGATGGCATGTGTGACCAATAAGCCAGAACAGCTGGCACAAGGTATTCTTGATCTATTGGCCTTGAGCCCATATTTTAAAATGGTAATTGGCGGTGATAGTTTGCCTGAGCGTAAACCACATCCCTTGCCATTACTGCACTGTGTGCAGGCACTCAATACCACAACAGCGGCAACCTTGATGATTGGCGACTCAAGTAATGATGTTGAAGCTGCTAGACGTGCAGGTATTGATTGTATTGTGGTCAGCTATGGCTATAATCATGGAGAAAGTATTTACGACTGTCAGCCACAGCAAGTGGTGGATAGTTTGGTAGAGTTGGTAGAAGAAGATTTAGTAAGGAGACAAGCATGAAGATGATTATGGTTTTTCGATGGCGGGCTTGAGACAGCACTAAAGAAAAAACGCACAGAAATTAAAAACCATAGAGAAGATTCATGACCACCTTAGTACAATTTGAACAATTAAAAGCAGCAGGCTATAACACCATTCCTGTTTATCGTCAGCGTTTGGCCGATACTGAAACCCCACTTTCTGTTTTTGCTCGTTTTAAACAACACAAGCAGGCCTATCTATTTGAGTCTGTTGAAGGTGGCGAGAACTGGGCACGCTATTCAATGATCGGCTTGGGCGAGTCCACCGTTTTTTCCTGCAATGCAGGTGTACTCACTATACAACAGGCAGATGGTACCGTGATTCAGCAGGATTGTGCTGATCCCTTTGATTATATCCGTGAGTTTCAAAGTCAGTTTAAAGTCCCGACTCAAGTTGAATTGCCTGATTTGCCAAGCTTCACTGGGGGATTGGTGGGTTATTTAGGCTATGACGCCGTGCGTTATATTGAGCCAAAACTGAAAAATGTGCCTGCTGCTGATCCTGTCACGCTACCCGACCTATGGTTGATGCTGTCTCAAACCGTGATTGTGTTTGATAATTTAAAAGACACGTTATTCCTCATCCATCATGCCGATGCGAACCAAGCTGATGCTTATGTGCAGGCTCAGCAAAAGCTGGATCAGTTGGAGCAATTGTTGGCGACACCTGTGAGTTTGCAAGCAAAACCGCACACAGCACCGCATTTTGAATCGATCACAGGCAAGGCAAAATTTCTTGAGACGGTTGAAAAGGTCAAAGAATATATCCGTGCGGGTGATGTGATGCAGGTGGTGCCTGGGCAACGGATGGTGTCTGATTTTGATGGTGAAGCGCTGCAAGTGTATCGTGCACTCCGCCAT
This genomic stretch from Acinetobacter sp. C32I harbors:
- the hemC gene encoding hydroxymethylbilane synthase, which encodes MKTLKIATRQSPLALWQAEHIRSRLNALYPDLTVELLKFVTQGDKILDTPLAKIGGKGLFVKELEAALLDGRADLAVHSMKDVPMHLPEGLSLAVICEREDPLDAFVSNHYAHFDELPQGAKVGTSSLRRKCQILQQRPDLEIIDLRGNVGTRLSKLDDGLYDAIILASAGLKRLGLADRIRHCLTPVVSLPAVGQGALGLECRTDDVELLKLIQPLQHEETSICVRAERAFNAYLEGGCQVPIAGYATLNDGQVQIEGRVGSVDGKTLLQEQLVGATVDAEQLGEQLAQRLLAQGAGELLKALY
- a CDS encoding uroporphyrinogen-III synthase, which produces MLFINTRPDDRAAALTQALNEVGYQVEALPLLELVAEPFSHALQQLYLELTEVQAIVVVSPTAVDVGMRYLQQAGVQLHQLKSIQWIAVGQTTAQALAKYGIESWVPEVETSEGMLQLPILKKQKDLSKIAFWRGLGGRQFMMQQLQQQGVEILNFVLYHRQCPEQSLIAFPEIVKKISLNQPVAVLISSEASWNYWQQLCNQCPCKAEWVYLVLGTRLAQLLQTAQSQAMQGFNIIQLENLSASEIIQRMSDWKGHV
- a CDS encoding heme biosynthesis protein HemY, with the protein product MKHLLWIYLLASLVLFALFAILSYGYGNGYVYIYWRDWQFQSGVWGLIALFIVISLLAQFAWLFGKRYFAQEQRKKETILHFKDLHPYEQLGIVWLLEAAKDQQVFIERVYTQSGLLNHIIDAQFDYKNGDYETALQSLEKSAPMAFELAELQRIDIYLEQQETQKALTHLEFLAQHQLSPWLIEIETAYQQRITALWGKLALQAPWLFLQTTQYGLLDAEHRDLWLQQLLIRFDQASVDDLAALQHRYLFLQDEIQTRPYTSKVLWLKLLARMPEMSVQHEDLALHLLQDQFDPEVFYLWFQQQLLKQIPDYGYVEQRIMQLEQRYTSVPMLSFAKWHIYVATQRQTEAEQLLTLYPDNILMSYLRIKSTLGDNSDLIRQLNLIFENDVNFLNFKI
- a CDS encoding thioesterase family protein, with the translated sequence MKELSVYPVVLQQTVAWGDMDAFGHVNNVQYYRYIESARIAYLMTLNIFDQEILTVVASSQCKYLSPVFYPDVLHIGARIEELRNSAFRMHYVLWSETQQQTVATGEAVMVCVDKNTSKKLNIPDQIRQNIIQLEQSVGHALI
- a CDS encoding H-NS histone family protein yields the protein MKPDISDLSVEDLKRLQAEAEALIASKKDQAIEDAYNQIIAIADAIGYSVEELLEVGEQKRKKTTRKAVEPRYRNKSNAEETWTGRGKQPRWLVAELEKGAKLEDFLI
- the gspN gene encoding type II secretion system protein N, whose translation is MKKKTKQWRWWLFAIFAFLIFIILQIPATWLIAKFSKDNQILHNVSGNIWQGQADWQRGQLRGSVHWRTRPLDLLLLRVGADLDIHSGNTQFNGVFAYGLSKKIMIKDLQGKISPETLKYFANWQWPENSIQLKDVQLNYQKEKGFSAVEGQLNWGGGALAYTFGQRQDRMNMPSLVAELKDENGQLQIDVRDQRSQKMANLSLDASLMLDVQLTQRMLLNIPSYEGKAGLDTYVISSRQPLLQGGF
- a CDS encoding type II secretion system protein N, which encodes MRAITEKIQQLRWQKLDKLSGLVLVLLILWLCWKLASLFWWVVAPPQPMQFDRVELGSQQAQVPNISSFALFNEPAATSADDNVNLELQGVLLGQPNYLSSAVIKLNDSAERYRVGETVGSTSYQLAEVYWDHVVLKQGNGATREVKFKGLDKGLYQPIDPVLNHTNNVPPAAAVPTQNSPQSALGQAIQQMQDNREQYLKNMGVSNGGAEGYEISDKTPSNLKNTLGLRSGDRILSINGQTVGQGLNEVQLLEQVRREGHAKIEIKRGDQVMTIQQSF
- the gspD gene encoding type II secretion system secretin GspD gives rise to the protein MAFLNHQRPLWALLAAAPLVASVSTHVQAQTWKINLRDADLTAFINEVADITGKNFAVDPRVRGNVTVISNKPLNKDEVYDLFLGVLNVNGVVALPSGNTVKLVPDSNAKNSGIPYDARSRAGGDQIVTRVIWLQNTNPNDLIPALRPLMPQFAHLAAVAGTNALIVSDRATNIYQLENIVRNLDGTGQNDIEAISLQSSQAEEIIGLLETMSATGASKDFIGSRVRIIADNRTNRILIKGDPDSRKRLRQMVEMLDVPSADRLGGLKVFRLKYASAKNLAEILQGLVTGQSASSSSSSSSNSNNRSNSINNLISNNQNSNSTTGSSSSSFSTPSINLNGNSNSSQNSSITSFNGAGISIIADPTQNALVVKAEPQLMREVEAAIQQLDIRRQQVLIEAAIIEVSGDDADQLGIQWALGDLSSGVGLISFSNVGASLASIAAGYATGGASGAAAAIAGDANKGNGATLGIGNFENSRKAYGALIQALKTNTKSNFLSTPSIVTMDNEEAYIVVGQNVPFVTGSVSTGTSGTVNPYTTVERKDVGVTLKVIPHIGDNGTVRLEVEQEVSDVQNNKGQATDLVTNKRAIKTAVLAEHGQTVVLGGLIADNTSLSRQGIPGLSSIPYLGRLFRADARSNIKRNLLVFIHPTIVGDANDVRRISQQRYNQLYSLQLSMDKNGNFAKLPENVADIYNPQAPVVNSPYQKVPTATPAKKTVVVTTPVAIEEPLVQQKTVQLPVKETERSKNTVTTTTIRPASSQ
- a CDS encoding FHA domain-containing protein, which translates into the protein MTWKLQAITGEFTGQELSIEGDMLVGRHQDADILLQSADISRRHAALLLKDQQLWVQDLNSSNGTFINDARIEQETELHDGDILQFASFVFSVLAPAESEAELPEIEIEPVASNSTDQGMPSIAERAVETPITRDGMPQQVAIPKPAPIPEGINVQAVPEPQAVAIEEPVSRVAAEKEQQKNASVGLISIIVLIILAVIAWLFFK
- a CDS encoding phosphoglycolate phosphatase, coding for MSVAQLQHRSLILFDLDGTLVDSAADLYRAMNLSLQKLGLPLVTEAQVRVWVGKGAAKLCESVLKHLFGQVDAQQQQQLLSTFVEVYAQELCVDTQVYAGVLPFLEYCQQHNIAMACVTNKPEQLAQGILDLLALSPYFKMVIGGDSLPERKPHPLPLLHCVQALNTTTAATLMIGDSSNDVEAARRAGIDCIVVSYGYNHGESIYDCQPQQVVDSLVELVEEDLVRRQA
- the trpE gene encoding anthranilate synthase component I is translated as MTTLVQFEQLKAAGYNTIPVYRQRLADTETPLSVFARFKQHKQAYLFESVEGGENWARYSMIGLGESTVFSCNAGVLTIQQADGTVIQQDCADPFDYIREFQSQFKVPTQVELPDLPSFTGGLVGYLGYDAVRYIEPKLKNVPAADPVTLPDLWLMLSQTVIVFDNLKDTLFLIHHADANQADAYVQAQQKLDQLEQLLATPVSLQAKPHTAPHFESITGKAKFLETVEKVKEYIRAGDVMQVVPGQRMVSDFDGEALQVYRALRHLNPSPYLFLVQGQTLTDQKPFHIVGSSPEILSRLENGIATVRPLAGTRPRGKTKEEDLALEQDLLADEKEIAEHLMLIDLGRNDVGRVSKIGKVQVTDRMVIERYSHVMHIVSNVQGEVRDDVDALDVFKATFPAGTLSGAPKIRAMEIIDEVEPVKRGVFGGAVGYLGWHGEMDMSIAIRTCVIRDHKVYVQAGAGLVADSNPESEWNETQIKARAVIKAVELSSNGLIL